A genomic window from Blastococcus saxobsidens DD2 includes:
- a CDS encoding DUF3179 domain-containing protein, whose protein sequence is MSRRASLLATALLLLAACGSPADDPTDASAGTETGIVSTNSVLLEEVTGSPPEEVPSALERIDDPALPEPLVDPAEVISGGPPPDGIPPIDTPRFVPAASVNWLTPDEPVLAPAIGETARAYPVRIMIWHEVVNDSIDGRPVVVTYCPLCNSALAFDRRLGDRVLTFGTSGLLYRSDLVMYDRQTESLFSQIEGRAIAGVLAGAELERIPVQTVTWAQWQQANPDGWVLSRETGVSRDYGANPYTGYDSPDGSPFLFEGEPDPRLPAMQRVAGLGAAEDPVAVPLADLVETGVVELTVGGGPVVVWAVEGLRSPLDEQRVHQGRSVGATGAFDPVVDGDPLRFTRDGDHFVDAGTGSRWNVLGQAVDGPLAGTRLEPVDHLDTFWFAWAAFHPTTRIADLG, encoded by the coding sequence ATGAGCCGCCGCGCGTCTTTGCTGGCGACGGCGCTGCTGCTGCTGGCTGCCTGCGGCAGCCCGGCCGACGACCCGACGGATGCGAGCGCCGGCACGGAGACGGGCATCGTGTCCACGAACTCCGTGCTGCTCGAGGAGGTCACCGGCTCCCCGCCGGAGGAGGTCCCCTCCGCACTGGAGCGCATCGACGACCCGGCGCTGCCCGAGCCGCTGGTCGATCCGGCCGAGGTGATCAGCGGAGGTCCACCGCCGGACGGGATACCGCCGATCGACACTCCCCGTTTCGTCCCGGCCGCGAGCGTCAACTGGCTGACCCCCGACGAGCCCGTGCTCGCCCCCGCCATCGGCGAGACGGCCCGGGCCTATCCCGTGCGGATCATGATCTGGCACGAGGTCGTCAACGACAGCATCGACGGCCGGCCCGTCGTCGTCACGTACTGCCCGCTGTGCAACTCGGCGCTGGCGTTCGACCGGCGGCTCGGCGACCGGGTGCTGACGTTCGGCACCTCCGGCCTGCTCTACCGCTCGGACCTGGTGATGTACGACCGGCAGACCGAGTCGCTGTTCTCCCAGATCGAAGGCCGGGCGATCGCCGGGGTGCTCGCGGGCGCCGAGCTCGAGCGGATCCCCGTGCAGACCGTCACCTGGGCCCAGTGGCAGCAGGCCAACCCGGACGGATGGGTGCTCAGCCGGGAGACCGGCGTCTCGCGTGACTACGGCGCCAACCCCTACACCGGCTACGACTCCCCCGACGGATCCCCGTTCCTCTTCGAGGGCGAGCCCGACCCCCGGCTGCCGGCCATGCAACGGGTCGCCGGGCTCGGCGCGGCGGAGGACCCGGTCGCGGTGCCGCTGGCCGATCTGGTCGAGACCGGCGTGGTGGAGCTGACCGTCGGCGGCGGTCCCGTCGTCGTCTGGGCCGTCGAGGGCCTGCGCTCGCCTCTGGACGAACAGCGGGTGCACCAGGGCCGCTCGGTCGGTGCCACCGGGGCGTTCGACCCGGTCGTGGACGGGGACCCCCTGCGGTTCACCCGGGACGGCGACCACTTCGTCGACGCCGGGACCGGCTCCCGGTGGAACGTCCTGGGCCAGGCGGTCGACGGACCCCTGGCCGGCACCCGCCTGGAACCGGTGGACCACCTGGACACGTTCTGGTTCGCCTGGGCCGCCTTCCATCCCACGACCCGGATCGCGGACCTCGGTTGA
- a CDS encoding sigma-70 family RNA polymerase sigma factor, with product MTSVALGPTDQLDPRLLEHRRELTGYCYRMLGSVFDAEDAVQETMVRAWRGLADFEGRSAVRSWLYRIATNVCLDQLNGRQRRALPMDLAGSPYPPVEASLAGRRPAAAWIEPVLDRQVLPEDGDPADQAVARESVRLAFVAALQHLPPKQRAVLILREVLRWKAEEVAGLLETTVASVNSALQRARATLADVGGRPAPRTLDDDDRALLARYLDAFERYDIDAFVQLLHDDATQHMPPFEMWLRGRDDLATWMLGPGAGCRGSRLIQTSANGTPAFAQYRPAEGGGHVPWGLHVLEIEDGRIVHISSFLNLDCELFAALGLPTALD from the coding sequence GTGACCAGCGTCGCGCTCGGCCCGACCGACCAACTGGACCCGCGCCTGCTCGAACACCGCCGCGAGCTGACCGGCTACTGCTACCGGATGCTCGGGTCGGTGTTCGACGCCGAGGACGCGGTGCAGGAGACGATGGTCCGCGCGTGGCGCGGGCTGGCGGACTTCGAGGGACGGTCGGCGGTCCGGTCCTGGCTCTACCGGATCGCCACGAACGTCTGCCTCGACCAGCTGAACGGCCGGCAGCGCCGGGCGCTGCCGATGGACCTCGCCGGCTCGCCCTACCCGCCGGTCGAGGCGTCGCTGGCCGGGCGTCGCCCGGCGGCGGCGTGGATCGAGCCGGTGCTCGACCGCCAGGTCCTGCCCGAGGACGGCGACCCGGCCGACCAGGCGGTGGCGCGGGAATCGGTGCGGCTGGCGTTCGTGGCCGCGCTGCAGCACCTGCCCCCGAAGCAGCGGGCCGTGCTGATCCTCCGCGAGGTCCTGCGCTGGAAGGCCGAGGAGGTCGCCGGGCTGCTCGAGACCACGGTGGCGTCGGTGAACAGCGCGCTGCAGCGGGCGCGGGCCACGCTCGCCGACGTCGGCGGCCGGCCGGCGCCGCGCACCCTCGACGACGACGACCGGGCGCTGCTGGCCCGCTACCTCGACGCCTTCGAGCGCTACGACATCGACGCGTTCGTACAGCTGTTGCACGACGACGCCACCCAGCACATGCCGCCGTTCGAGATGTGGCTGCGCGGCCGGGACGACCTGGCCACCTGGATGCTCGGCCCGGGCGCCGGTTGCCGCGGGTCACGGCTGATCCAGACCTCGGCCAACGGGACGCCGGCGTTCGCGCAGTACCGGCCTGCGGAGGGCGGTGGTCACGTGCCGTGGGGCCTGCACGTGCTGGAGATCGAGGACGGCCGGATCGTCCACATCTCCAGCTTCCTCAACCTCGACTGCGAGCTGTTCGCCGCGCTCGGCCTGCCGACCGCGCTGGACTGA
- a CDS encoding MFS transporter, producing the protein MAVPPPVGTGLRMGTPQARWVLLATVLGSGVAMLDATVVNVALERIGADLGADFSGLQWTVNAYTLTLAALILLGGSLSDRYGRRRIFLIGVCWFALASLLCGLAPDIGTLVAARALQGVGGALLTPGSLALISASFSGSDRAAAVGAWSGLSGVAAAIGPFVGGWLVEWSWRAVFLINLPLAVLVVAVTARYVPESRDPAAAARLDWAGTALVAAGLGALTYALTAAGDDGAGAGIWLWGGAGLLALTAFVQVERRSRHPLVPPTLFANRQFTATNAATLFVYAALGAVFVLLVLQLQVVSGFSPLLAGTALLPVTALMLLFSARVGALAQRIGPRPLLTAGPLVAAAGVLLMLRIGPDASYLFDVLPAAVLFGAGLTLLVAPLTATVLASAEDRYAGVASGVNNAVARAAGLLAVAVVPVAAGLGGDDYTDPPAFADGFRTALLILAGLLAAGALVAVAFVRHPLGGVPAPAPTDPAGSERTPMEERPQCGITGPAMHPPAQAPTEGPPPDGVRPDAS; encoded by the coding sequence ATGGCTGTGCCGCCCCCGGTCGGCACGGGTCTGCGCATGGGTACGCCCCAGGCGCGCTGGGTCCTGCTCGCGACCGTCCTGGGCTCGGGCGTGGCCATGCTGGACGCGACGGTCGTGAACGTGGCCCTGGAGCGGATCGGGGCCGATCTCGGTGCCGACTTCTCCGGCCTGCAGTGGACGGTCAACGCCTACACCCTCACGCTCGCCGCGCTGATCCTGCTGGGCGGTTCGCTCAGTGACCGCTACGGGCGCCGCCGGATCTTCCTCATCGGGGTGTGCTGGTTCGCCCTCGCCTCGCTGCTGTGCGGGCTGGCCCCTGACATCGGCACCCTCGTGGCCGCCCGCGCGCTGCAGGGCGTCGGCGGTGCGCTGCTCACCCCGGGCAGCCTGGCCCTCATCTCGGCGTCGTTCTCCGGATCCGACCGGGCCGCCGCCGTCGGCGCGTGGTCCGGCCTGTCCGGCGTGGCCGCCGCGATCGGCCCGTTCGTCGGCGGCTGGCTGGTGGAGTGGAGCTGGCGGGCGGTCTTCCTGATCAACCTCCCGCTGGCTGTCCTCGTCGTCGCCGTCACGGCCCGGTACGTACCCGAATCCCGCGACCCGGCGGCCGCCGCCCGGCTGGACTGGGCCGGGACGGCGCTGGTCGCCGCGGGGCTCGGCGCCCTCACCTACGCCCTCACCGCCGCCGGGGACGACGGCGCCGGAGCGGGGATCTGGCTGTGGGGCGGGGCCGGGCTGCTTGCCCTGACCGCCTTCGTCCAGGTCGAGCGGCGGTCCCGGCATCCCTTGGTGCCGCCGACGTTGTTCGCGAACCGGCAGTTCACCGCCACCAATGCCGCGACGCTGTTCGTCTACGCCGCCCTGGGCGCCGTCTTCGTGCTCCTGGTCCTGCAGTTGCAGGTGGTCTCCGGGTTCAGCCCGCTGCTGGCCGGCACCGCCCTGCTCCCGGTCACCGCGCTGATGCTGCTGTTCTCCGCGCGGGTCGGGGCGCTGGCCCAGCGGATCGGACCGCGTCCGCTGCTCACCGCCGGGCCGCTGGTGGCCGCCGCCGGGGTGCTGCTCATGCTGCGCATCGGCCCGGACGCCTCCTACCTGTTCGACGTGCTGCCCGCCGCCGTCCTCTTCGGTGCGGGTCTCACCCTGCTGGTCGCCCCGCTGACCGCGACCGTGCTGGCCTCCGCCGAGGACCGCTATGCCGGCGTCGCCTCCGGGGTGAACAACGCCGTGGCCCGTGCGGCCGGCCTGCTCGCGGTGGCCGTGGTCCCGGTCGCCGCAGGCCTCGGCGGCGACGACTACACCGACCCGCCGGCGTTCGCCGACGGCTTCCGGACCGCCCTGCTCATCCTGGCCGGGCTCCTGGCCGCCGGGGCGCTGGTCGCCGTGGCCTTCGTCCGGCACCCGCTGGGTGGCGTACCGGCCCCGGCGCCGACGGACCCCGCCGGGTCAGAGCGCACCCCCATGGAGGAGCGCCCGCAGTGCGGCATCACCGGCCCGGCCATGCACCCACCGGCGCAGGCGCCGACGGAGGGACCACCGCCGGACGGCGTCCGCCCGGATGCGTCCTGA